The following proteins come from a genomic window of Chitinivibrionia bacterium:
- a CDS encoding LptF/LptG family permease: MIFYRYIVREFIRPFVYSVAVISMIFFMQLTAQILPRVLYRGVSFEIVAELLVLNMASIISLALPMALLISSLMVFGKLSSDNEYTAMKSSGMSLFDMLPPVISFSAVIAILLMFFNANIMPNVNHHAARLMSDVMRKKPAALIEPGVLIRDFPGYAIRVDSVTTGTGNLYGITIFTTQNNQFPVVTVADSGTLYLTQNEQFLELTLFSGQTISDNLAMSASGRDDANFFRIDFAKQVIFVENIDSEFTRSDLHNRGRREMTNDELFTERDRLKERISVEEDRFKKRLTEMASRIETAVEDTSAALFIEDFSLWYQHVSNRIGSRGVNDALSGEINFAAARTQRTSEYRLEINRLMVEVHKKYAIAIGAIIFAILGIPLGLIAKNGSAAISVSYSLVFFVFNWVSLMSGEHYANRGILPAAVAMWGGNVILALVAIWLLRKVSGYESNFSILSVLRIILSPFKKFANLIRLPLIWKLVKNIFAFLADLPRKVLGILLPIIPAYLIGRFFSYFIITTVGIFVITAVIDFVGNIHIFNGAKPDEIVEYYKHFIITFLSMLIPISMLLSVMLSIGSFAKTSELTAIKAGGVSIVKITFPLIFLGLFLAVGNFWFNETFLTEANERIELYREIFSARRHGRPVPTEVIESRRDFYFFSNDNTAYFFRRIGTSPAKGETVVRYAFKNNRLSSVITADKIEFYHDTKQWIMPVGQERIIHEDGTKSLNILSQTTLYDLIQAPSDMMKTIRRVEQMSWSELQNRIENARLRGERTQRYLADSNFKFSLPLMNVIAVLIGIAVTARSTKRGGAVHFGAGLGFVFIYWGIAQYLIVLGRNESINPLVAAWSATVIFTILGFFLYTRASR; this comes from the coding sequence ATGATATTTTACAGATACATAGTTCGCGAATTTATACGCCCGTTTGTATATTCGGTCGCTGTTATTTCTATGATATTTTTTATGCAACTCACCGCACAAATTTTGCCGCGAGTTTTATACAGAGGCGTTTCTTTTGAGATAGTCGCCGAGCTTTTGGTTTTGAATATGGCAAGCATAATTTCGCTCGCTCTTCCTATGGCTCTTCTGATTTCGTCGCTTATGGTTTTCGGAAAATTATCGTCGGATAACGAATACACTGCAATGAAATCGTCGGGAATGAGCTTGTTCGATATGTTGCCGCCCGTTATAAGTTTCAGTGCGGTAATCGCCATACTCTTAATGTTTTTTAACGCCAATATTATGCCTAACGTAAATCACCACGCGGCGCGCCTGATGTCGGACGTTATGCGAAAAAAACCTGCCGCACTAATAGAGCCGGGTGTGCTTATAAGGGATTTCCCGGGTTATGCCATAAGGGTGGATTCTGTCACTACGGGAACGGGAAATTTATACGGAATTACTATTTTTACAACTCAAAACAATCAATTTCCCGTGGTAACCGTCGCCGACAGCGGCACTCTTTACCTTACCCAAAACGAGCAATTTTTGGAACTGACGCTTTTTTCGGGGCAGACAATAAGCGACAATTTGGCTATGAGCGCGTCAGGCAGAGACGATGCTAATTTCTTCAGAATTGACTTCGCAAAACAAGTGATTTTTGTTGAAAACATAGACAGCGAATTTACCCGAAGCGACCTGCATAATCGCGGCAGAAGAGAGATGACAAATGACGAGCTCTTTACCGAAAGAGACAGGCTAAAGGAGCGAATATCAGTCGAAGAAGACCGCTTCAAAAAACGTTTGACGGAAATGGCAAGCCGAATAGAAACCGCCGTCGAAGACACTTCCGCCGCCCTTTTTATTGAAGATTTTTCGCTGTGGTATCAGCACGTAAGCAATCGGATTGGCTCGCGAGGCGTAAATGACGCGTTATCGGGCGAGATAAATTTTGCCGCCGCGCGAACTCAAAGAACAAGCGAATATCGTCTCGAAATAAATCGGCTTATGGTCGAAGTCCATAAAAAATACGCGATTGCAATCGGCGCAATAATTTTTGCCATTTTAGGCATTCCGCTGGGACTTATAGCCAAAAACGGAAGCGCCGCTATAAGCGTAAGTTATAGTTTGGTCTTTTTCGTTTTTAATTGGGTGTCTCTGATGAGCGGCGAACATTACGCAAATCGAGGTATTTTGCCTGCCGCCGTCGCAATGTGGGGCGGAAACGTAATTTTGGCGCTTGTGGCAATTTGGCTTTTGCGAAAAGTGTCGGGCTACGAAAGTAATTTCAGCATTTTGTCCGTATTACGAATTATTTTATCGCCTTTTAAAAAATTTGCAAATTTAATTCGTCTGCCGCTTATCTGGAAACTTGTAAAAAACATATTTGCCTTTTTGGCAGACTTGCCTCGAAAGGTTTTAGGAATATTATTACCTATAATTCCCGCATACCTCATAGGTCGATTTTTCTCTTATTTTATCATCACCACCGTCGGAATTTTCGTTATTACGGCAGTAATTGACTTTGTCGGCAATATCCACATTTTTAACGGCGCAAAACCCGACGAAATAGTGGAATACTACAAACATTTCATTATCACGTTTTTGTCTATGCTTATCCCTATCTCTATGCTTTTGTCGGTTATGCTTTCCATTGGTTCTTTTGCTAAAACAAGCGAACTTACGGCGATAAAAGCGGGCGGTGTCAGCATAGTAAAAATCACTTTTCCGCTGATATTCTTGGGACTTTTTCTTGCGGTCGGCAACTTTTGGTTTAACGAGACATTCTTAACCGAAGCAAACGAAAGAATAGAACTTTACCGCGAAATTTTTTCCGCTCGCAGACACGGTCGCCCTGTCCCTACGGAAGTTATAGAATCCAGAAGAGACTTTTATTTCTTTTCCAACGATAACACCGCGTATTTCTTCCGCAGAATAGGCACATCTCCCGCAAAAGGCGAAACAGTTGTGCGCTACGCCTTTAAAAACAACAGATTGTCAAGCGTAATCACCGCCGACAAAATAGAGTTTTATCACGATACAAAACAATGGATTATGCCTGTCGGACAAGAGCGAATTATACACGAAGACGGCACTAAATCGTTAAATATACTATCGCAGACAACACTTTACGACCTTATCCAAGCCCCCTCAGATATGATGAAAACCATTAGACGAGTAGAGCAGATGAGTTGGTCGGAATTGCAGAACAGAATAGAAAATGCACGACTTAGAGGCGAAAGAACCCAAAGGTATTTGGCAGATAGTAATTTTAAGTTTTCTCTGCCGCTTATGAACGTAATTGCGGTGCTTATCGGGATTGCGGTTACTGCGCGCTCAACCAAAAGAGGCGGAGCAGTGCATTTTGGAGCAGGGCTTGGATTTGTATTTATTTATTGGGGAATTGCACAATATTTGATTGTGCTTGGAAGAAACGAGTCAATAAATCCATTAGTGGCGGCGTGGAGCGCTACTGTGATTTTTACAATTTTAGGATTTTTTCTTTATACGAGGGCGTCAAGATGA
- the tmk gene encoding dTMP kinase, whose protein sequence is MFITFEGIDGAGKSTQISNLANFLKEKGVEFVLTREPGGCEISETIRNLILDVKSDLGAVGELFLYFAARAEHVRQVIKPALDSGKWVICDRFADSTFAYQGAGRGLDIEKMKYINFFATDEISPDLTILLDISVEASLERRKLRGKATDRLEQNDKIFFENVRNRFLKLAENEPTRFLVIDGTLDENEIYEKIIAKLQSQKVFYSP, encoded by the coding sequence ATGTTTATCACCTTTGAAGGCATTGACGGCGCGGGAAAAAGTACGCAAATCAGCAATTTAGCGAATTTTCTCAAAGAAAAAGGCGTTGAATTTGTCTTAACAAGAGAGCCGGGCGGCTGTGAAATCAGTGAAACTATACGCAATTTAATTTTAGACGTAAAAAGTGATTTGGGCGCTGTCGGCGAATTGTTTTTATATTTTGCGGCGCGAGCGGAACACGTAAGACAAGTGATAAAACCTGCGCTCGACAGTGGTAAATGGGTAATTTGCGACAGATTTGCGGACAGCACTTTTGCATATCAAGGCGCAGGAAGAGGGCTTGACATTGAAAAAATGAAATATATAAATTTCTTTGCAACAGACGAAATTTCGCCCGATTTAACAATTTTACTCGATATTTCGGTTGAAGCGTCGCTTGAAAGAAGAAAATTGCGAGGAAAAGCAACGGACAGATTGGAGCAAAACGACAAAATTTTCTTTGAAAACGTGCGAAATCGCTTCTTGAAATTAGCCGAAAACGAGCCGACGCGATTTCTTGTAATTGACGGGACGCTCGATGAAAATGAGATTTATGAAAAAATTATCGCAAAACTTCAATCGCAAAAAGTATTTTACTCCCCATAA
- a CDS encoding S41 family peptidase, whose translation MKKKKKNLYSGMAAIIIVVAVVAGGFFDTVVAKSRNVSANEPFYEWISVFERVMQRVRFGYVEEINDSLLMRRAIDGALGVLDPHTTFFDQRDYENLRLHTEGRYGGLGMLISIRNNVLTIMSPYEGTPAERAGLRSGDRILRIDGTSTRGMGSDRAASLMRGTPGTNVTLTIQREGQEQNEITITREIINIRSVPFAGLLNDSVGYIRLNSFSQTAATEVARNIDSLRALGMRSLIFDLRSNPGGLLNQAGEISELFLERGRLVVFTQGRAGVREQQFFTRRDPHVPLDMPLVILVNRGSASASEIVAGAVQDWDRGLILGDTTFGKGSVQSVFPIDEIRHMKMTTAFYYTPSGRCINRPENNRRNTGEEEEEYDDPSMNEADKLLDEEARATAAVAKEEAKDTAQEVFFTHNGRRVFGGGGIIPDTIVRATPLPYIVQRIFANDMFFRFANFYYPVLENNNTPVDTNFVITPAIITSFFNFLDSMQQDYGTLADRKYRDFKAYLGLVQDTTIDSASLAQHRITFSGADSVRLVAIIAELDKMMETNRNARLKAETKIISRHLRNAFLVRAFGQDNSFVQRQRLTHDEQLEAALRILSDRNKYNALLGIENTRDQRRSRR comes from the coding sequence ATGAAAAAGAAAAAAAAGAACTTATATTCGGGTATGGCGGCGATTATTATTGTTGTCGCCGTGGTCGCAGGCGGATTTTTTGACACGGTTGTCGCTAAATCGAGAAATGTATCTGCGAACGAGCCGTTTTATGAGTGGATCAGCGTGTTCGAAAGAGTTATGCAAAGAGTGCGTTTCGGGTATGTCGAAGAGATAAATGACTCCCTCCTTATGCGGCGGGCGATTGACGGAGCGCTTGGCGTTCTTGACCCGCATACTACGTTTTTTGACCAAAGGGACTACGAAAATCTGCGCCTTCACACAGAAGGAAGATACGGCGGGCTCGGAATGCTTATTTCAATCCGCAACAACGTTTTGACCATAATGAGCCCTTATGAAGGAACGCCTGCCGAGAGAGCGGGGCTTCGTTCTGGCGACAGGATTTTGCGAATTGACGGAACATCGACGCGCGGAATGGGTTCTGACAGAGCGGCTTCTCTTATGCGAGGAACTCCGGGAACAAACGTTACTCTCACAATTCAGCGCGAGGGACAGGAGCAAAACGAGATTACAATTACGCGCGAAATTATAAACATTCGCTCTGTGCCTTTTGCAGGGCTTCTAAATGACAGCGTAGGCTACATTCGCCTTAATTCATTCTCGCAGACAGCGGCAACCGAGGTCGCGCGAAATATTGATTCTTTGCGCGCGCTCGGAATGCGTTCGTTAATCTTTGACTTGCGCTCAAATCCGGGCGGACTTCTTAATCAGGCGGGCGAAATTTCGGAGCTTTTCCTCGAGAGGGGAAGATTGGTAGTTTTCACACAAGGGCGCGCGGGCGTAAGAGAACAGCAGTTCTTTACGCGCAGAGACCCGCACGTGCCGCTCGATATGCCGCTTGTAATTTTAGTTAACCGCGGCTCGGCTTCGGCTTCAGAAATTGTTGCGGGCGCAGTTCAGGATTGGGACAGAGGACTTATTTTAGGCGATACCACTTTTGGAAAAGGCTCAGTCCAGAGCGTTTTTCCGATTGACGAAATCCGACACATGAAAATGACTACCGCTTTCTATTACACGCCGTCGGGCAGATGTATAAATCGCCCTGAAAACAATAGACGAAACACAGGCGAAGAGGAAGAAGAATACGACGACCCTTCGATGAACGAAGCTGATAAATTGCTTGACGAAGAAGCGAGAGCAACTGCGGCGGTCGCCAAAGAAGAGGCAAAAGATACTGCGCAAGAGGTTTTCTTTACCCATAACGGACGCAGAGTATTTGGCGGCGGCGGAATAATTCCCGACACTATTGTGCGAGCAACACCTCTTCCTTATATAGTACAGCGAATTTTTGCGAACGATATGTTCTTCAGATTTGCTAATTTTTACTATCCTGTTTTGGAGAACAACAACACTCCCGTCGATACTAATTTCGTAATAACGCCCGCAATTATCACGAGTTTTTTCAATTTCCTCGATTCTATGCAACAAGATTACGGCACTTTAGCCGACAGAAAATATCGTGATTTCAAGGCTTATTTGGGACTTGTGCAAGACACAACTATAGACAGCGCCTCTCTTGCTCAGCACAGAATTACATTCAGCGGTGCGGATTCAGTAAGATTGGTTGCAATAATCGCCGAACTTGATAAAATGATGGAAACAAACAGGAACGCACGATTGAAAGCAGAAACGAAGATAATTTCTCGCCACTTGCGAAATGCGTTTTTGGTGCGAGCTTTCGGACAGGATAACAGCTTTGTTCAACGGCAACGCCTTACACACGACGAACAATTAGAAGCGGCGCTCAGAATTTTGAGCGACCGAAATAAATATAACGCGCTTTTGGGAATTGAGAACACGAGAGACCAAAGAAGGTCAAGGCGCTAA